From Lonchura striata isolate bLonStr1 chromosome 3, bLonStr1.mat, whole genome shotgun sequence, one genomic window encodes:
- the TATDN3 gene encoding deoxyribonuclease TATDN3 isoform X3, translating to MAGPVDCHCHLAAPCFQPDVAAVVRAAEQAAVAALLVVSEQAGEFRSVLELSERFPGFVLPCLGVHPIQEISPEEQRSVTLKDLDAALPLIELYKDKLVGIGEVGLDFTPRFASTDEQKEGQRQVLIKQIELARRLDLPLNVHSRSAGRPTINLLKEQGATKVLLHAFDGKPSVAMEGKQKLVKQLPLENMCLETDSPALGPEKQVRNEPKNIYIAAEYIAKIKGIPVGEVIEVTTRNALKVFPKLQHFIRI from the exons ATGGCGGGGCCCGTGGACTGTCACTGCCACCTGGCCGCGCCCTGCTTCCAGCCG GACGTGGCGGCCGTGGTGCGGGCGGCGGAGCAG GCGGCCGTGGCGGCGCTGCTGGTGGTGTCGGAGCAGGCGGGAGAGTTCCGGAGCGTGCTGGAGCTGTCTGAGAG ATTCCCAGGGTTTGTCTTGCCATGCCTGGGAGTTCACCCCATCCAAGAGATTTCTCCAGAGGAGCAGCGCAGTGTTACTTTGAAG GATCTGGATGCTGCGCTGCCTCTTATAGAACTTTACAAAGACAAATTGGTGGGGATTGGAGAA GTTGGATTAGATTTCACTCCCAGATTTGCCAGCACCGATGAACAGAAGGAAGGACAAAGACAGGTTTTGATCAAGCAGATTGAGCTGGCAAGAAGGCTGGATTTGCCATT AAACGTTCATTCCCGCTCAGCTGGAAGACCAACCATTAATCTCTTGAAGGAACAAG GTGCTACCAAGGTGTTGCTCCATGCCTTTGATGGGAAGCCATCTGTAGCCATGGAAGGG aaGCAGAAGCTTGTGAAACAGCTGCCACTGGAAAATATGTGCTTAGAAACTGattctcctgctctggggcctGAAAAACAG gtgAGAAATGAAcccaaaaatatttacattgcTGCTGAATACATTGCCAAAATTAAAGGAATTCCAGTTGGAGAAGTTATAGAAGTGACTACACGGAATGCACTAAAAGTATTCCCTAAACTTCAGCACTTTATTCGGATATAG
- the TATDN3 gene encoding deoxyribonuclease TATDN3 isoform X1 produces the protein MAGPVDCHCHLAAPCFQPDVAAVVRAAEQAAVAALLVVSEQAGEFRSVLELSERFPGFVLPCLGVHPIQEISPEEQRSVTLKDLDAALPLIELYKDKLVGIGEVGLDFTPRFASTDEQKEGQRQVLIKQIELARRLDLPLNVHSRSAGRPTINLLKEQGATKVLLHAFDGKPSVAMEGVRAGYYFSIPPSIIRSEQKQKLVKQLPLENMCLETDSPALGPEKQVRNEPKNIYIAAEYIAKIKGIPVGEVIEVTTRNALKVFPKLQHFIRI, from the exons ATGGCGGGGCCCGTGGACTGTCACTGCCACCTGGCCGCGCCCTGCTTCCAGCCG GACGTGGCGGCCGTGGTGCGGGCGGCGGAGCAG GCGGCCGTGGCGGCGCTGCTGGTGGTGTCGGAGCAGGCGGGAGAGTTCCGGAGCGTGCTGGAGCTGTCTGAGAG ATTCCCAGGGTTTGTCTTGCCATGCCTGGGAGTTCACCCCATCCAAGAGATTTCTCCAGAGGAGCAGCGCAGTGTTACTTTGAAG GATCTGGATGCTGCGCTGCCTCTTATAGAACTTTACAAAGACAAATTGGTGGGGATTGGAGAA GTTGGATTAGATTTCACTCCCAGATTTGCCAGCACCGATGAACAGAAGGAAGGACAAAGACAGGTTTTGATCAAGCAGATTGAGCTGGCAAGAAGGCTGGATTTGCCATT AAACGTTCATTCCCGCTCAGCTGGAAGACCAACCATTAATCTCTTGAAGGAACAAG GTGCTACCAAGGTGTTGCTCCATGCCTTTGATGGGAAGCCATCTGTAGCCATGGAAGGGGTGAGAGCTGGATACTACTTCTCCATTCCTCCTTCCATTATAAGGAGTGAACAG aaGCAGAAGCTTGTGAAACAGCTGCCACTGGAAAATATGTGCTTAGAAACTGattctcctgctctggggcctGAAAAACAG gtgAGAAATGAAcccaaaaatatttacattgcTGCTGAATACATTGCCAAAATTAAAGGAATTCCAGTTGGAGAAGTTATAGAAGTGACTACACGGAATGCACTAAAAGTATTCCCTAAACTTCAGCACTTTATTCGGATATAG
- the TATDN3 gene encoding deoxyribonuclease TATDN3 isoform X2 encodes MAGPVDCHCHLAAPCFQPDVAAVVRAAEQAAVAALLVVSEQAGEFRSVLELSERFPGFVLPCLGVHPIQEISPEEQRSVTLKDLDAALPLIELYKDKLVGIGEVGLDFTPRFASTDEQKEGQRQVLIKQIELARRLDLPLNVHSRSAGRPTINLLKEQGATKVLLHAFDGKPSVAMEGVRAGYYFSIPPSIIRSEQQKLVKQLPLENMCLETDSPALGPEKQVRNEPKNIYIAAEYIAKIKGIPVGEVIEVTTRNALKVFPKLQHFIRI; translated from the exons ATGGCGGGGCCCGTGGACTGTCACTGCCACCTGGCCGCGCCCTGCTTCCAGCCG GACGTGGCGGCCGTGGTGCGGGCGGCGGAGCAG GCGGCCGTGGCGGCGCTGCTGGTGGTGTCGGAGCAGGCGGGAGAGTTCCGGAGCGTGCTGGAGCTGTCTGAGAG ATTCCCAGGGTTTGTCTTGCCATGCCTGGGAGTTCACCCCATCCAAGAGATTTCTCCAGAGGAGCAGCGCAGTGTTACTTTGAAG GATCTGGATGCTGCGCTGCCTCTTATAGAACTTTACAAAGACAAATTGGTGGGGATTGGAGAA GTTGGATTAGATTTCACTCCCAGATTTGCCAGCACCGATGAACAGAAGGAAGGACAAAGACAGGTTTTGATCAAGCAGATTGAGCTGGCAAGAAGGCTGGATTTGCCATT AAACGTTCATTCCCGCTCAGCTGGAAGACCAACCATTAATCTCTTGAAGGAACAAG GTGCTACCAAGGTGTTGCTCCATGCCTTTGATGGGAAGCCATCTGTAGCCATGGAAGGGGTGAGAGCTGGATACTACTTCTCCATTCCTCCTTCCATTATAAGGAGTGAACAG CAGAAGCTTGTGAAACAGCTGCCACTGGAAAATATGTGCTTAGAAACTGattctcctgctctggggcctGAAAAACAG gtgAGAAATGAAcccaaaaatatttacattgcTGCTGAATACATTGCCAAAATTAAAGGAATTCCAGTTGGAGAAGTTATAGAAGTGACTACACGGAATGCACTAAAAGTATTCCCTAAACTTCAGCACTTTATTCGGATATAG
- the NSL1 gene encoding kinetochore-associated protein NSL1 homolog, translating into MPRPAGRQRAAAGSASGPAFSPRPGREMAAAPPGAARRDPRVRCCSRRGLGALLELCAPFVRALAHGQPGGAAAEADALWNFETAVRENVTINGQPWEEASDDSRLPSDSNIKILEDQFDEVIVETATRRKQWPKKILVHAIQAMKAEQEMLKLYEPVVKPADIRPQPSQDASITDLKQATEAASKQISKAMQSLPALIEKAEGFSQVLTLQPTLELCKLRQEVFSACKAKEENNVQNLVPPGEVTPTGTVSSKNPYVLLKRRKAADSPERRRYPLRRRKITLSA; encoded by the exons ATGCCGCGCCCGGCGGGAAGGCAGCGGGCGGCCGCGGGTTCCGCTTCCGGGCCGGCATTTTCCCCGCGTCCCGGGCGGGAAatggcggcggcgccgccgggcgcggcgcggcgggacCCGCGGGTGCGCTGCTGCTCGCGGCGCGGGCTGGGcgcgctgctggagctgtgcgcGCCCTTCGTGCGGGCCCTGGCGCACGGacagcccggcggggccgccgcggaGGCGGACGCGCTCTGG AACTTCGAGACGGCGGTGCGGGAGAACGTCACCATCAACGGGCAGCCCTGGGAGGAGGCCTCGGATGACTCCCGGCTGCCGAGCG ATTCCAATATTAAAATCTTGGAGGATCAATTTGATGAAGTAATAGTAGAGACAGCAACTAGGCGTAAACAGTGGCCTAAAAAGATCCTGGTGCATGCTATTCAAGCCATGAAAGCAGAGCAAGAGATGTTG AAGCTCTACGAGCCTGTGGTAAAACCAGCAGACATAAGACCTCAGCCTTCTCAAG ATGCTTCCATCACAGATCTGAAGCAGGCGACAGAAGCGGCATCCAAACAGATCAGCAAAGCAATGCAG TCTCTTCCAGCACTCATAGAAAAAGCAGAAGGTTTTTCCCAAGTATTGACTTTGCAACCAACCTTGGAACTCTGCAAGCTGCGGCAAGAAGTCTTTTCTGCTTGCAAGGCGAAGGAGGAAAACAATGTCCAAAATTTAGTACCACCAGGAGAAGTCACACCAACAGGAACTGTTTCCAGTAAAAATCCTTATGTTttgctgaaaagaagaaaagctgcaGATTCCCCCGAGAGAAGGCGCTACCCACTGCGGCGGAGGAAAATCACTCTCAGTGcatga
- the BATF3 gene encoding LOW QUALITY PROTEIN: basic leucine zipper transcriptional factor ATF-like 3 (The sequence of the model RefSeq protein was modified relative to this genomic sequence to represent the inferred CDS: inserted 1 base in 1 codon) gives MPCPHTHDPGLSWLSRVWSCRRFREPMSEERGGQERPEVSGGRPPCPGLSPGSRRLTRAGGAGGRSPRGSGAGWGGRVVPVRRAPCDGHVGGGSARAAPAPGGGTPGPGRRVPARPAPARPAPHSFPALPCSRTPAGRGSPAGGSAAXGMSCAVPAAAASALSRGAAAEGGQQSREEDDRKVRRREKNRVAAQRSRKKQTQKADKLHEEYESLEQENTSLKREIGKLTDEMKHLSEVLKDHEKICPLLHCTMNFVTIPRPDALASCLPR, from the exons ATGCCGTGTCCTCACACCCACGATCCCGGGCTGAGCTGGCTGTCCCGCGTGTGGAGCTGCCGCCGCTTCAGAGAGCCGATGTCAGAGGAGCGCGGCGGGCAGGAGCGGCCGGAGGTGAGCGGCGGGAGAC CGCCGTGCCCCGGACTTTCCCCGGGCTCCCGGCGGCTGACGAGAGCCGGCGGTGCCGGGGGGCGGTCCCCGCGGGGGAGCGGTGCGGGATGGGGCGGCCGGGTGGTCCCGGTGCGGCGGGCGCCATGTGACGGCCATGTGGGCGGCGGCTCCGCCCGGGCCGCTCCGGCACCTGGCGGCGGCAcccccggcccggggcggcGCGTCCctgcccggcccgccccggcccgccctgCCCCGCACTCCTTCCCTGCGCTGCCCTGCAGCCGCACCCCCGCGGGCCGGGGGAGCCCTGCGGGCGGCTCGGCGG CCGGGATGTCGTGCGCCGTGCCCGCGGCGGCGGCCAGCGCGCTGTCCCGGGGCGCGGCGGCCGAGGGCGGCCAGCAG AGTCGTGAAGAAGATGACAGAAAAGtaaggaggagagaaaaaaatcgaGTTGCTGCACAGAGGAGCCGGAAGAAGCAAACTCAGAAAGCAGATAAACTTCACGAG GAATATGAGTCTCTTGAGCAAGAAAATACCTCCCTGAAAAGAGAAATCGGAAAGCTAACAGATGAAATGAAACACTTGAGTGAAGTGTTGAAGGATCATGAAAAGATCTGTCCACTATTGCACTGCACCATGAACTTTGTAACCATACCAAGGCCTGATGCACTTGCCAGCTGCCTACCAAGATGA